From Streptosporangium album, the proteins below share one genomic window:
- a CDS encoding TadE/TadG family type IV pilus assembly protein — protein MTADRRDRQRGAAVIELAMIMPVVLAVILLVVQFALWFHGRQVTDAAAREGARLARVDTDSWESDATARADEVLKAVGPKLLDGATVTAWEEGDQRGVEITATAVQVVPLLPSTTFTITSRFGGPIECFRPDDGSEGCP, from the coding sequence GTGACGGCTGACCGCCGTGACCGGCAGCGGGGCGCCGCCGTCATCGAGCTAGCGATGATCATGCCGGTGGTGCTGGCCGTCATCCTGCTCGTCGTGCAGTTCGCCCTCTGGTTCCACGGACGGCAGGTGACCGACGCCGCCGCCAGGGAAGGGGCCCGGCTCGCCCGGGTCGACACCGACTCCTGGGAGAGCGACGCCACGGCACGGGCCGACGAGGTGCTCAAGGCCGTCGGCCCGAAGCTCCTCGACGGCGCCACCGTCACGGCCTGGGAGGAGGGCGACCAGCGAGGCGTCGAGATCACCGCGACGGCGGTCCAGGTCGTCCCGCTGCTGCCGTCCACGACGTTCACCATCACCTCACGGTTCGGCGGCCCGATCGAGTGCTTCCGCCCCGACGACGGGAGCGAGGGATGCCCGTGA
- a CDS encoding TadE/TadG family type IV pilus assembly protein, with the protein MPVTFPACSGGERGSLTAETVLLAPVFLLFLLFLVGAGRVVEAQGEVNGAARDAARAASVERAMSDAEAAAEAAARESLSGDCEPEVSLAGSKWEEGGQVRAEVTCSLNLDFLGFGAAKDMKGDSVVPLEQYRRVEE; encoded by the coding sequence ATGCCCGTGACCTTCCCGGCCTGCTCCGGTGGTGAGCGCGGGTCGCTGACGGCCGAGACGGTGCTGCTGGCCCCGGTCTTCCTGCTGTTCCTGCTCTTCCTGGTGGGCGCCGGCCGGGTGGTGGAGGCCCAGGGCGAGGTCAACGGCGCGGCCAGGGACGCCGCCAGGGCCGCCTCGGTCGAGCGCGCCATGTCCGACGCCGAGGCCGCCGCCGAAGCGGCCGCCAGGGAGTCGCTGTCGGGCGACTGCGAGCCCGAGGTGAGCCTGGCCGGTTCGAAATGGGAGGAGGGCGGCCAGGTCAGGGCCGAGGTGACCTGCTCGCTGAACCTGGACTTCCTCGGGTTCGGCGCCGCCAAGGACATGAAGGGCGACTCGGTGGTCCCGCTGGAGCAGTACCGGAGGGTCGAGGAATGA
- a CDS encoding flp pilus-assembly TadE/G-like family protein has translation MSRAGDRGSMSVFTVIFSVAVFLLAGLLVDGGAAINARLRAADIAEQAARSAADQIDEEHLRATGQARLLDEGTACGKAEEIVSAHTVDEVQLAQCTAGGGQAEVTVRVSVAWKAFFLAAFGFPGSEMEAEATAGPDIGEDV, from the coding sequence ATGAGCCGCGCCGGTGACCGGGGGTCGATGTCGGTCTTCACGGTGATCTTCTCAGTGGCGGTCTTCCTGCTGGCCGGGCTCCTGGTCGACGGCGGGGCCGCCATCAACGCCCGGCTGCGGGCGGCCGACATCGCCGAGCAGGCGGCCCGGTCGGCCGCCGACCAGATCGACGAGGAGCACCTGCGCGCCACCGGCCAGGCCCGCCTGCTGGACGAGGGCACCGCCTGTGGCAAGGCCGAGGAGATCGTCTCGGCCCACACCGTCGACGAGGTCCAACTCGCCCAGTGCACGGCGGGCGGGGGCCAGGCCGAGGTCACCGTACGGGTCTCGGTGGCGTGGAAGGCGTTCTTCCTCGCCGCCTTCGGCTTCCCCGGTTCCGAGATGGAGGCCGAGGCCACCGCCGGTCCGGACATCGGGGAGGACGTCTGA
- a CDS encoding bacterial transcriptional activator domain-containing protein — MPTRQPMRIRPRRTAGDLLAGLGALVALLGLLGGVPYALLRLAGPPIPPELLDIDLLTSQVGTGTIVAILVLLVWLAWLQLAVCVVVEVYAGLRRVGMPARVPLSGGTQMLANRLVSAVLLLFTVSAVVVPIARAGGLPADRPAAASVALSAPIAEERAPLVPVEKAKKVYVVQPPHGRHHESLWEIADKCLGDGRRYPEIYRLNQHKEQPDGSRLHMADLIRPGWVLDMPADARNVHIVPATQPRDATLKDHPDRPAELDGHTQTFTPGRLDVPVEVRPEVSHPAERRSPRETVTEHPGGNGREPAVVTDPAAQDTGLGMLDYLAGASLAAAGLLAALGRRRRQQLWYRAFGHRIVRPRDDAAQAELALRLGADAPGSRMLDIGLRLLGRSLAAQNRVPPTIYAAHLSSRTLDLWIHPPDLNAPTPWAAHDGGQVWRLPAHEGRMLDEQGLAGAPAPYPGLVSLGSNDGGRVLVDLEAAHGLISLTGAQSTAALAALAVELATNRWSDRMRITLVGFGEELTVIAPDRVRYAGSLAEVLPELEAAAGERGHGGDVLTGRIHGRAADPIWPPHYVLSAVAPSADEGRRLALLARKGVRTAAGYVVAGDVPHATWNWKITEDGRATVDALGFEVAAQLLPRRHYRALVDLFNTAGRLDGEPLSDELAPVTQTPSIEVRILGPVEITGPSPMEEGRAAIAVELVVYLATHPGGVHPVVLGGILWPRGVQAVVRDATIARVVAWLGTDSAGRPNLFTDESGRLRLGPEVRTDWMLFRDFVRRSHVDAPLRAVLLEKALNLVRGPLLNGRPRGRYAWLAADDLEYDVNAGVADAAHRLCEVRLANNEASQAVAAVRAGLLLAGDDEGLWRDLLRATHLTGDPGRMRAVVEALHRRPGHADGGGMAPETEALVDELLPSWRMRSAPTA; from the coding sequence ATGCCCACGCGACAGCCCATGCGCATCAGGCCCAGACGCACCGCCGGTGACCTGCTCGCCGGGCTCGGTGCGCTGGTGGCGCTGCTCGGGCTCCTCGGCGGGGTCCCCTATGCCCTGCTCCGGCTGGCCGGGCCGCCGATCCCGCCGGAACTGCTCGACATCGACCTGCTGACCAGCCAGGTCGGCACGGGCACGATCGTCGCGATCCTCGTCCTGCTGGTCTGGCTGGCGTGGCTGCAGCTCGCCGTCTGCGTGGTCGTCGAGGTCTACGCCGGGCTGCGGCGGGTCGGCATGCCGGCCAGGGTGCCGCTGTCCGGGGGCACCCAGATGCTGGCCAACCGGCTGGTCTCCGCGGTGTTGCTGCTGTTCACCGTGTCGGCGGTCGTCGTGCCGATCGCGAGGGCGGGCGGCCTGCCCGCCGATCGCCCGGCCGCCGCCTCCGTCGCGCTGTCCGCACCGATCGCCGAGGAGCGGGCGCCGCTGGTGCCGGTGGAGAAGGCCAAGAAGGTCTACGTGGTGCAGCCGCCACACGGACGGCACCACGAGAGCCTGTGGGAGATCGCCGACAAGTGTCTCGGCGACGGCCGGCGCTATCCGGAGATCTACCGCCTCAACCAGCACAAGGAGCAGCCCGACGGCAGTCGCCTCCACATGGCCGACCTGATCAGGCCCGGCTGGGTCCTGGACATGCCGGCCGACGCCAGGAACGTCCACATCGTCCCGGCCACCCAGCCCCGCGACGCCACTCTCAAGGACCACCCGGACAGGCCGGCCGAGCTCGACGGCCACACTCAGACCTTCACCCCCGGCCGCCTGGACGTTCCGGTGGAGGTCCGGCCGGAGGTCTCCCACCCCGCGGAGCGGAGGTCTCCCCGGGAGACGGTCACCGAACATCCGGGCGGCAACGGCCGGGAGCCGGCCGTGGTCACCGACCCCGCCGCGCAGGACACGGGGCTCGGGATGCTCGACTACCTGGCGGGAGCCTCGCTGGCGGCGGCCGGGCTGCTGGCCGCGCTCGGCCGCAGACGCCGGCAGCAGCTGTGGTACCGGGCGTTCGGGCACCGGATCGTCCGGCCAAGGGACGACGCGGCCCAGGCGGAGCTGGCGCTACGGCTCGGCGCCGACGCTCCGGGCAGCCGGATGCTGGACATCGGGCTGCGCCTCCTCGGCAGATCCCTGGCCGCCCAGAACCGCGTCCCGCCCACGATCTACGCCGCGCACCTGTCCTCGCGGACCCTCGACCTGTGGATCCACCCGCCCGACCTCAACGCCCCCACGCCCTGGGCCGCCCACGACGGCGGCCAGGTGTGGCGGCTGCCGGCCCACGAGGGCCGCATGCTCGACGAGCAGGGGCTCGCCGGGGCGCCCGCGCCGTACCCGGGCCTGGTCTCGCTGGGCTCCAACGACGGGGGGCGGGTGCTCGTCGACCTTGAGGCGGCCCACGGGCTGATCAGCCTGACGGGTGCCCAGAGCACCGCCGCCCTGGCCGCGCTCGCGGTGGAGCTGGCCACCAACCGCTGGTCGGACCGGATGCGCATCACGCTCGTCGGCTTCGGGGAGGAGCTGACCGTGATCGCCCCCGACCGGGTCCGCTACGCGGGCAGCCTGGCCGAGGTGCTGCCCGAACTGGAGGCCGCGGCCGGCGAGCGCGGCCACGGCGGTGACGTGCTCACCGGCCGGATCCACGGCCGCGCCGCCGACCCGATCTGGCCCCCGCACTACGTGCTGTCCGCGGTCGCCCCGAGTGCCGACGAGGGCCGGCGTCTCGCCCTGCTCGCCAGGAAGGGCGTCCGGACGGCCGCCGGCTACGTCGTGGCGGGCGATGTCCCGCACGCCACCTGGAATTGGAAGATCACCGAGGACGGCCGCGCCACCGTGGACGCGCTCGGGTTCGAGGTGGCCGCGCAGCTCCTGCCCCGCCGCCACTACCGGGCGCTGGTCGACCTGTTCAACACCGCCGGACGGCTCGACGGGGAGCCCCTTTCCGACGAGCTGGCACCGGTCACGCAGACGCCCTCGATCGAGGTGCGGATCCTCGGCCCGGTCGAGATCACCGGCCCGTCGCCGATGGAGGAGGGGCGGGCCGCGATCGCCGTCGAGCTCGTCGTCTACCTGGCGACCCACCCGGGTGGCGTCCATCCGGTCGTGCTCGGCGGCATCCTCTGGCCGAGGGGCGTGCAGGCCGTGGTCAGGGACGCCACGATCGCCCGGGTCGTCGCGTGGCTGGGCACCGACAGCGCCGGACGGCCCAACCTCTTCACCGACGAGTCGGGACGGTTGCGTCTCGGACCCGAGGTGCGGACCGACTGGATGCTCTTCCGCGACTTCGTCCGCCGGTCGCACGTGGACGCCCCGCTGCGCGCCGTACTTCTGGAGAAGGCCCTGAACCTGGTGCGCGGCCCGCTGCTGAACGGCCGGCCGCGCGGCCGTTACGCCTGGCTGGCCGCCGACGACCTGGAGTACGACGTGAACGCCGGGGTCGCGGACGCCGCCCACCGGCTCTGCGAGGTGCGGCTGGCCAACAACGAGGCCTCCCAGGCCGTCGCGGCGGTGCGAGCCGGGCTGCTGCTGGCCGGAGACGACGAGGGGCTCTGGCGGGATCTGCTCCGCGCCACCCACCTCACCGGCGACCCCGGCCGCATGCGTGCCGTGGTCGAGGCTCTGCACCGTCGCCCCGGCCATGCCGACGGGGGTGGGATGGCGCCGGAGACGGAGGCGCTCGTCGACGAGCTGCTGCCCTCGTGGCGGATGCGATCGGCGCCGACGGCATGA
- a CDS encoding methylated-DNA--[protein]-cysteine S-methyltransferase, with protein MIEAQTLPTPTGPLALLAHEGTIVAAGFTADPHEMFVRLSPRLQAHGLTRVEDLGHAAQAVRDYLDGDLAALDKVEVEQPGTPTRHRLLTALREVPAGTTISYAELAERAGLPRTAARAAGSACAQNLIAPFVPCHRILPSTGGFGGYYYGTPVKRWLLTHEKALAPALAL; from the coding sequence ATGATCGAGGCACAGACACTTCCCACGCCCACCGGCCCACTGGCCCTGCTGGCACACGAGGGGACCATCGTCGCGGCGGGCTTCACCGCCGACCCGCACGAGATGTTCGTCCGGCTCTCGCCCCGGCTCCAGGCACACGGGCTCACCCGGGTGGAGGACCTGGGACACGCGGCGCAGGCCGTACGGGACTATCTGGACGGCGACCTGGCCGCCCTCGACAAGGTCGAGGTGGAGCAGCCGGGAACGCCCACCCGGCATCGGCTCCTGACGGCGCTGCGGGAGGTCCCCGCGGGGACCACGATCAGCTACGCCGAGCTCGCCGAGCGGGCGGGGCTGCCGAGGACGGCGGCCAGGGCGGCGGGGTCGGCGTGCGCGCAGAACCTGATCGCGCCGTTCGTCCCCTGCCACCGCATCCTGCCGTCCACCGGCGGCTTCGGCGGCTACTACTACGGCACGCCGGTCAAGCGCTGGCTGCTCACCCACGAGAAGGCTCTGGCGCCGGCCCTCGCGCTGTGA
- a CDS encoding AlkA N-terminal domain-containing protein: protein MSVEKLDFNSCYRAVAARDARFDGRFYTAVTSTRIYCRPICPARTPASRNVRFYRHAASAEAAGFRPCKRCRPELSPGDPGWDYRGDLIGRSLRLIDEGVADDGGVAKLASRLHITERHLHRLFTAEIGVGPLAVARTKRLLLAKQLLTETGLPITDVAFASGFGSVRQFNATMKETYGFTPGELRATAGRAVTDSSLTLRLHRREPYDAQTLMRFLAGRAIPGLEHVDETGYSRAVPGGTITLTPLPGHVRLEVRLDDTRHLARVVARCRRLLDLDADPEAIADALGETSLAPLIAARPGLRVPGAWDGFEVAVRAVVGQQISVTGARTILGRITARAGRPAVAEGFTHLFPTAAELLEADLDGLGLTGRRVTTLKALAAKVAGEEIDLDGAQDPGETMAGLLEVSGIGRWTAGYIALRALRDPDAWPEGDLGLRRAMACLGIPEDHIERWRPWRAYAALHLWSTE from the coding sequence GTGTCCGTCGAAAAGCTTGACTTCAATTCCTGCTACCGCGCGGTGGCCGCCCGGGACGCCCGGTTCGACGGGCGGTTCTACACGGCGGTCACCTCCACACGCATCTACTGCCGCCCGATCTGCCCGGCACGCACACCCGCCTCCCGCAACGTGCGCTTCTACCGCCATGCGGCCTCCGCCGAGGCCGCCGGCTTCCGGCCCTGCAAGCGGTGCCGTCCGGAGCTCAGCCCCGGAGACCCCGGCTGGGACTACCGGGGCGACCTGATCGGCCGGTCACTCCGGCTGATCGACGAGGGAGTGGCCGACGACGGGGGCGTCGCGAAGCTGGCCTCGCGGCTGCACATCACCGAGCGGCACCTGCACCGGCTGTTCACCGCCGAGATCGGCGTCGGACCGCTGGCCGTGGCCCGGACGAAGCGGCTGCTGCTGGCCAAGCAGCTGCTGACGGAGACCGGGCTACCGATCACCGACGTGGCGTTCGCGTCGGGGTTCGGCAGCGTGCGGCAGTTCAACGCGACCATGAAGGAGACCTACGGCTTCACCCCCGGCGAGCTGCGGGCCACGGCGGGCCGGGCCGTCACCGACAGCTCGCTGACGCTCCGGCTGCACCGGCGCGAGCCGTACGACGCGCAGACGCTGATGCGGTTCCTGGCCGGACGGGCGATCCCCGGACTGGAGCACGTCGACGAGACGGGCTACAGCCGCGCCGTCCCGGGTGGCACGATCACCCTCACCCCGCTGCCCGGCCACGTCCGGCTGGAGGTGCGCCTCGACGACACCCGCCACCTGGCCCGTGTCGTCGCCCGCTGCCGCCGCCTGCTCGACCTCGACGCCGACCCCGAGGCCATCGCCGACGCCCTCGGGGAGACGTCCCTGGCCCCACTCATCGCGGCCCGCCCCGGCCTGCGGGTCCCCGGAGCCTGGGACGGCTTCGAGGTGGCCGTCCGCGCCGTGGTCGGCCAGCAGATCTCCGTCACCGGCGCCCGCACCATCCTCGGCCGTATCACCGCCCGCGCCGGCCGCCCCGCCGTCGCGGAGGGGTTCACCCACCTGTTCCCCACCGCCGCCGAGCTCCTGGAGGCCGATCTCGACGGCCTCGGGCTGACCGGACGGCGGGTGACCACGCTGAAGGCGCTCGCCGCGAAGGTGGCGGGCGAGGAGATCGACCTGGACGGGGCCCAGGATCCGGGAGAGACCATGGCCGGCCTGCTGGAGGTCTCGGGGATCGGACGGTGGACGGCCGGTTACATCGCGCTACGGGCACTGCGTGACCCGGACGCGTGGCCCGAGGGTGACCTCGGGCTGCGGCGGGCCATGGCGTGCCTGGGCATCCCGGAGGACCACATCGAGCGGTGGCGGCCCTGGCGGGCCTACGCCGCACTACACCTATGGAGCACGGAATGA
- a CDS encoding NYN domain-containing protein, with product MTILDLTSHPVAAKYAVLVDVGYLYAAAGEVLLGAKERKDYRVAADELIQALQKHAEARIHGELLRIYWYDAARDRVPTVDQRVIAQLPWVKVRLGNLNARGQQKGVDAQIRSDLEALARHHAVSDTILLAGDEDMVPAVEAAQAYGVRIHLWGVEPPYGTNQAERLVWESDTVEIITADFLRSYFSRAPVPVTVPVTPAAPSPAQVFAARTAAAKPKAPTGQVAKLGPSRPRVEEVGEHVAQKWILTRGRDNIRDLLPGPILPTVIDTELLIEAEKELGHSLRPYPEARVWLRDGFWARVYREFEIGVGVSSK from the coding sequence ATGACCATCCTGGACCTCACCTCCCATCCCGTTGCCGCGAAGTACGCAGTCTTGGTGGACGTGGGGTATCTGTACGCGGCAGCGGGCGAAGTGCTTCTCGGTGCCAAAGAGCGCAAGGACTACCGCGTCGCGGCCGACGAACTCATCCAGGCGCTGCAGAAACACGCGGAGGCCCGCATTCACGGCGAGCTGCTGAGGATTTACTGGTACGACGCCGCCCGCGACCGGGTGCCGACCGTGGACCAGCGTGTCATCGCCCAGCTCCCCTGGGTCAAGGTGCGCCTGGGCAACCTCAACGCACGGGGCCAGCAGAAGGGCGTGGACGCGCAGATCAGAAGTGATCTGGAGGCGCTCGCCAGGCACCACGCGGTGAGCGACACGATCCTGCTGGCCGGGGACGAGGACATGGTCCCCGCCGTCGAGGCCGCCCAGGCCTACGGTGTGCGGATCCACCTGTGGGGCGTCGAGCCCCCGTACGGCACCAACCAGGCCGAGCGCCTGGTCTGGGAGTCCGACACCGTCGAGATCATCACCGCCGACTTCCTGCGCTCCTACTTCAGCCGCGCCCCCGTCCCCGTCACGGTCCCCGTGACCCCGGCCGCGCCCTCTCCCGCGCAGGTCTTCGCCGCCCGCACCGCCGCGGCCAAGCCCAAGGCGCCGACCGGCCAGGTCGCCAAGCTCGGCCCCAGCCGCCCCCGGGTCGAGGAGGTCGGCGAGCACGTGGCGCAGAAGTGGATCCTCACCCGTGGCCGCGACAACATCCGCGACCTGCTGCCCGGCCCGATCCTCCCCACCGTCATCGACACCGAGCTCCTCATCGAGGCGGAGAAGGAGCTCGGCCACTCCCTGCGCCCGTACCCCGAGGCCCGGGTCTGGCTCCGCGACGGCTTCTGGGCCCGCGTCTACCGCGAGTTCGAGATCGGAGTCGGCGTCTCCTCCAAGTGA
- a CDS encoding acyl-CoA carboxylase subunit epsilon, whose translation MTHLKIVHGDATPEEIAALVIALASRGTSAAKAIQKSENWRNPSHHMRKPLPSGQGAWRSSGLPR comes from the coding sequence ATGACGCACCTGAAGATCGTCCACGGGGACGCGACGCCGGAGGAGATCGCCGCGCTGGTGATCGCGCTGGCGTCGCGCGGAACCTCTGCGGCGAAAGCCATCCAGAAATCCGAAAATTGGCGTAATCCCTCACATCACATGCGAAAACCTCTTCCCTCTGGACAAGGCGCTTGGAGATCGAGTGGCCTGCCGAGATAG